The DNA region TTTTGTCCTTCAGGATCCTTTACGAAGGAATACTGGCTTAAGTCCTGATGACCCAAGGTCAAGGATAACAGTGGACCTTGCAATGAGGATTCCGGGGGATCTGAAGGACAGGAGAACCCCACTGGGAGAGCTGAGCTGGATATTCACCGCAGTGACAGATACGATCGCGTGGTTGTCGTTCCCTAGAGATATGttcaacaagctcttccGACAAGATCTTCTCGTGGCTGCTCTGTTCCGCAATTTCTTGCTGGCTCAAAGAATCATGTCGGCTTACCATTGCACACCTACATCAATCCCAGAAATTCCCGATACACATAATCATCCTCTCTGGGAGTCATGGGATCTAGCCGTCGACGCGTGCCTCGCCCAACTTCCTGGAATATTTGATCAGCTGGGTGAACCTGAGCCAGGAAAGCCTTTGACGATTCCTCCCGGAATGTACAAACCATCGACATTCTTTGCCCAACATCTGCAAGCATTTGAGGTCTGGCTGCAACACGGTGCCACGGTTTCAAACAAGCGATCAGGTCGGAATCGCAATGATGTTGTTCCACGGTCACCACCTGAGCAACTCCCCATTGTTTTGCAGGTTCTGCTTTCTCAATCCCATCGTTTACGGGCCCTTATTCTTATCTCACGATTCGTCGATCTCGGCCCTTGGGCTGTCCATTTGTCGCTTTCGATCGGTATCTTTCCCTACGTCCAGAAActtcttgcttctccaGCCATAGAGTTGAAACCGGTTTTAATCTACATTTGGGCGCGAATTTTGGCCATCGATCAGTCATGTCAAATCGATCTCTTGCGTGACTCTGGCTTCACCTATTTCACTCAAATCCTTGCTGCCTACCCTCAACAAGGCTCTTTAGTCATTCCCAACGCCAATGAGCATCGCGCCATGTCGTCTTTCATTCTAAGTATACTCTGTCGAGACTTTAGGCAAGGACAGACTGCGTGTCTTAACACCCACGTCTTTGATGCATGCGTCGCGCGATTGCACGAGGACGACTGGCTGTTGAAGACCTGGTGTCTTCTTTGCATCGGCCAGCTCTGGGCTGATTACGACGAGGCAAAAGCACTGTTTTGGCAGTCGCAGCGACAGGGCGAGCTCCTCTCTGCTCTACGAAGCACATCTGTGGAAGTACGTGCTGCTGCTCTGTATGCTTTTGGTACTCTTTTAGGCGCATCAGCCATCTCGATTGAGACTCCTGCGaagggagggggaggaacTGGCGCCCAAATCGGTCTTTCTGACGTTCAACAGTTAGAGTTGGAAGCCGGTGTCGCATTCGCGTGTATGATGTCTGTCAAAGAGGATGCCAGCCCTTTGGTCCGCAAAGAGCTGGTTGTTGTAATCAGCTGCGTAGTGCGAGAGTGGAGGGGTTGGCTGGTCTGTGCCGCTTGGGTATACTACGAGCAGGAGGCGGCCTTAGTCGCCGCTGAAGATGACAAGCCCATGCCCAAGGATGTAGTGTCCGATACGCTTGAACAATGGACAATGAATGAGGACAAGCATCCTGAAGAGCATCAGCACAACTTAACGCTGCTTAGCAGCTTCAAGGTGCTTTTTGAGACATTGTTGGATTTGTCTGTTGACCCTCATACAGAGGTTGCCTTGACAGCCTCTACTGTGGTCGATTATATCATTGCTCTTCTTATGGACTCGCCTTTCGTCCGAGTGGAAGGTTCGGCCATTCGCAGCATCATCAGGCAACATAGCCGACCACGAAATGCCACTCGTCAGTCGTCTACTACCCAGCTTGAAAGAAGCAAATTATCCCATCTTAACGGTGTACCTCCCAATCTCACCAGAACCAGCACCGATCTTGACAAATCTGCGGCTGACAGCACTTCATCCCTAAAACGAAACAGTTCTGTGGCCAACGCTCTGAGAAGTCTTGCGTCCATAACCGGTTTTAGTGCTCCTGAAACTCAGTCTGAAGAGCCATTGTCTACTGAACCCCGACAAGAAATCCCGACTGCTCCTGATCTCTCCACTTCGGCCTACATTTCTCCTTACCCCGAAGCTGGGCATGAGCGTGTCCAGCCTGATTCTCATCCCGCCAGTACATCTAGCACTGGACGTAACCCCTCTTCGTTGAAATACCTCAACACTCATATGAGCACCCGCTCTTCGCTTGgaattcttccttctcgacTAGATCAAACGCCCGTCGAAGCTTACCAGGTCCTCGAGGCGCTTACAGAAGAGGATATGGAGCGTTTgagaatgaggaggatgagaggcAGAGAGGCTGGTGGAGACATGGATGGACGTTATGGAAATAACGGTTTGGCTAGATCAACAGATTTAGGATTAGGGATGGTTGCAAAGGAAGTCAAAGATGATGTTTTGCCGCTGAGAAGTGGATATTTTGACTGGGCAATGGACTATTTTAAAACGCCACAGATGAAGGTAAGCGCTGTTTTCAGCGAAAGTCAAAACACTGAGAC from Cryptococcus neoformans var. neoformans B-3501A chromosome 4, whole genome shotgun sequence includes:
- a CDS encoding hypothetical protein (Match to EST gb|CF193103.1|CF193103; HMMPfam hit to WD40, WD domain, G-beta repeat, score: 46.3, E(): 8.2e-11); its protein translation is MTQYGETPSLPYARDESSTSQVQSAYPAYPAEAYEHQEAFVDEEDDFSADVDVGAALQYWTALRHMGGKGKQKEESEEDRTSKSPWRLRSKLKTVTAGLFICLNLGVDPPDIVKTNPCAKTECWIDPTQLPAPKAIDAIGRNLHQQFETLNPKVKYKAFLDPSIEDTKKNCISMRKTTKDERVVFYYNGHGVPRPTPSGEIWVFNKNYTQYIPVSLYDLQEWLGSPCIYIWECSAAGNILNNFIKSAERRDTEARHAAAQAGHEDLPRTSYTEALHLAACKANQILPMSPDLPADLFTCCLTSPIETALRHFVLQDPLRRNTGLSPDDPRSRITVDLAMRIPGDLKDRRTPLGELSWIFTAVTDTIAWLSFPRDMFNKLFRQDLLVAALFRNFLLAQRIMSAYHCTPTSIPEIPDTHNHPLWESWDLAVDACLAQLPGIFDQLGEPEPGKPLTIPPGMYKPSTFFAQHLQAFEVWLQHGATVSNKRSGRNRNDVVPRSPPEQLPIVLQVLLSQSHRLRALILISRFVDLGPWAVHLSLSIGIFPYVQKLLASPAIELKPVLIYIWARILAIDQSCQIDLLRDSGFTYFTQILAAYPQQGSLVIPNANEHRAMSSFILSILCRDFRQGQTACLNTHVFDACVARLHEDDWLLKTWCLLCIGQLWADYDEAKALFWQSQRQGELLSALRSTSVEVRAAALYAFGTLLGASAISIETPAKGGGGTGAQIGLSDVQQLELEAGVAFACMMSVKEDASPLVRKELVVVISCVVREWRGWLVCAAWVYYEQEAALVAAEDDKPMPKDVVSDTLEQWTMNEDKHPEEHQHNLTLLSSFKVLFETLLDLSVDPHTEVALTASTVVDYIIALLMDSPFVRVEGSAIRSIIRQHSRPRNATRQSSTTQLERSKLSHLNGVPPNLTRTSTDLDKSAADSTSSLKRNSSVANALRSLASITGFSAPETQSEEPLSTEPRQEIPTAPDLSTSAYISPYPEAGHERVQPDSHPASTSSTGRNPSSLKYLNTHMSTRSSLGILPSRLDQTPVEAYQVLEALTEEDMERLRMRRMRGREAGGDMDGRYGNNGLARSTDLGLGMVAKEVKDDVLPLRSGYFDWAMDYFKTPQMKAPDADEPGSQTYNEQAWKHQRNEQMVERSRANEEFAATHSWNMEAGTLHNDAWPLQLAFHSYDPVLAVTDDTDKICLWDWQNKVKLNKFSNQNIGGSSISSIHFVNEMASSLMLTASTEGSIRIFRDYETPGETALASTFRAVSETYPVAHSSGLLTAWEQQKGHLLVGGDMKVVRLWDATVERHLRDIATQAGSNLTAISSDEPDGNVFVAGFGDGVVRLFDKRAEDAGEVVLRTWRQHKIWIQSVHLQKGSMRELVSGSMDGEVRVWDVRKPDEPLYTLPRRNEGLMALAVHTGAPVLARTTAITPYSTKQDLEITGFKNPLQPRRLAKISIPVPPAYNTPRHRAVDFLPSSASLVFHPVEMVVAAGGFDTSGTVKLYRCPAPDLPLG